A portion of the Pseudarthrobacter defluvii genome contains these proteins:
- a CDS encoding carbohydrate ABC transporter permease, with the protein MSTDASHEVRLAADTAASRAPRNTDDAGQQPGHKGGKRRKGLSERNRPLWMLIPGGALMIIIIVLPLLLGIYMSVLNLDQYTLRKWISAPLIGAENFVEAVTASPLLHAVWLSVSYSFLAMVVTLPLGIAAAVATQNAFKGRAVIRSIFLIPYVLPSFVVATVWRTMLQPGGIVDEALGTVGIHVGLWLNGPQTFWTLVLVQIWASWPFIYLLALSGLQSVDHEVHEASALDGALWWNKLRYVVFPYLKGPLALAFLIGMLHHINNFTLPFVLFGVPAPSDVEVLPILTYVTSFQSFRFGLSAAMAFISLVLIAIPLFVYLRAVKLDDAETPGGKK; encoded by the coding sequence ATGTCAACCGACGCCTCACATGAAGTCCGGCTTGCGGCGGATACCGCCGCAAGCCGGGCGCCCCGGAACACAGACGACGCCGGGCAGCAGCCCGGCCACAAGGGCGGCAAGCGCCGCAAGGGACTGAGCGAACGCAACCGGCCGCTCTGGATGCTGATCCCCGGCGGCGCCTTGATGATCATCATCATCGTGCTCCCGCTCCTGCTGGGCATCTACATGTCGGTCCTCAACCTGGACCAGTACACCCTGCGGAAGTGGATCAGCGCACCGCTCATCGGAGCAGAAAATTTCGTTGAAGCTGTCACTGCTTCGCCGCTGCTGCACGCCGTCTGGCTCAGCGTCAGCTACTCCTTCCTGGCCATGGTGGTCACGCTGCCGCTGGGCATCGCCGCCGCTGTGGCCACGCAGAACGCCTTCAAGGGCCGCGCGGTGATCCGGTCGATCTTCCTGATTCCCTACGTCCTCCCGTCCTTCGTGGTGGCCACCGTCTGGCGGACCATGCTCCAGCCCGGCGGCATCGTGGACGAAGCGTTGGGCACAGTGGGGATCCATGTTGGGCTGTGGCTCAACGGCCCCCAAACCTTCTGGACGCTGGTCCTGGTACAGATCTGGGCCTCCTGGCCGTTCATCTACCTGCTGGCGCTCTCCGGCCTGCAGTCCGTGGACCATGAAGTGCATGAAGCTTCGGCCTTGGACGGGGCACTGTGGTGGAACAAGCTGCGGTACGTGGTCTTCCCCTACCTGAAGGGCCCGCTGGCGCTGGCGTTCCTGATCGGGATGCTGCACCACATCAACAACTTCACCCTCCCGTTCGTGCTGTTCGGCGTTCCGGCCCCGTCCGACGTCGAAGTCCTGCCCATCCTGACGTACGTCACCAGCTTCCAGAGCTTCCGCTTTGGCTTGAGCGCCGCGATGGCCTTCATTTCCCTGGTGCTCATCGCCATCCCGCTGTTCGTCTACCTCCGCGCCGTCAAACTCGACGACGCCGAAACACCAGGAGGCAAGAAATGA
- a CDS encoding carbohydrate ABC transporter permease gives MSATTATRRSAPTFEVDRPGSHRQHEVLRLLPTPLLIFVLVFLGALVLVPVLYIFLASVNSDIGVANGEFWPSTVTFENYSKIWTSVGLATGLANSVLVAGATAVVSAALSVSTAFVLVRYTFRGRLTILRGLLALQSVPGTLMVLPVFVLFSSAATYLGIQVIGTQWGLFVTYLTFAMPFSTWVMVTYLRGLPKELEEAARIDGASNLGVLFRIILPLSWPGIVVSGIFAFLLGWNDVLFASVMTRPESQTAAVALQIFGASQEGGAIPYYGQMMAAALVCAAPVVILYLIFQRYLVGGLTAGGVK, from the coding sequence ATGAGCGCCACGACAGCCACCCGGCGGAGTGCGCCAACGTTTGAAGTCGACCGGCCGGGCTCGCACCGGCAGCACGAGGTGCTGCGGCTGCTCCCGACCCCGCTGCTGATTTTCGTCCTGGTGTTCCTGGGCGCCCTGGTCCTGGTCCCCGTGCTGTACATCTTCCTGGCCTCGGTGAACTCGGACATCGGGGTGGCCAACGGTGAGTTCTGGCCCTCGACGGTCACGTTTGAGAACTACTCGAAGATCTGGACCAGCGTGGGTCTCGCCACCGGTTTGGCCAACAGCGTCCTGGTGGCCGGCGCCACCGCAGTGGTTTCGGCTGCACTGTCCGTATCCACCGCCTTCGTGCTGGTGCGCTACACCTTCCGCGGGCGGCTGACCATCCTCCGGGGGCTGCTGGCCCTGCAGTCCGTGCCCGGAACCCTGATGGTACTGCCGGTCTTCGTCCTGTTTTCCTCGGCCGCGACCTACCTGGGGATCCAGGTCATCGGAACCCAGTGGGGCCTGTTCGTCACCTACCTGACGTTCGCCATGCCGTTCTCAACGTGGGTGATGGTCACCTACCTCCGCGGGCTTCCCAAGGAGCTGGAAGAGGCGGCAAGGATCGACGGCGCGTCCAACCTGGGAGTGCTTTTCCGCATCATCCTGCCGCTCAGCTGGCCCGGCATCGTTGTCTCCGGCATCTTCGCGTTCCTGCTCGGCTGGAACGACGTGCTGTTCGCCTCGGTGATGACGCGCCCCGAAAGCCAGACGGCCGCCGTCGCACTTCAAATCTTTGGTGCCTCCCAGGAAGGCGGCGCCATTCCCTACTACGGCCAGATGATGGCGGCGGCGCTGGTGTGTGCCGCTCCCGTGGTCATTCTTTACCTGATTTTCCAGCGTTACCTAGTAGGCGGGCTGACCGCCGGAGGAGTTAAATAA
- a CDS encoding sugar phosphate isomerase/epimerase family protein: MVSTTQVTWQLSGFGDEIDDDPAVQIAVLQALGANHIEVRSAWGTNIVDLSDEQLQALASLLAEKGMKVSAIASPIGKVDVTLPVEHEVERLRRAVNAAKVLDAKYIRIFSFYYGESVQVESIRDAVIERMRALADVAEEAGVILLHENEKDIFGDVPDRVLDIIETVNSPALKVAWDAANFVQVGVKPFDEAYTKLRPHLEYLQVKDALFANGHVKPAGEGDGDLLKTVEALKADGYQGFASLEPHLAGAHGLGGFSGPTAFGIAARAFAKVTAEAGVQTA; the protein is encoded by the coding sequence ATGGTTTCGACCACCCAGGTCACCTGGCAGCTGTCAGGCTTCGGTGATGAGATCGACGACGACCCCGCAGTCCAGATCGCAGTGCTGCAGGCCCTCGGCGCCAACCACATCGAAGTCCGCAGCGCATGGGGCACCAACATCGTGGACCTCAGCGACGAACAGCTCCAGGCCCTCGCGTCCCTGCTGGCGGAGAAAGGCATGAAGGTTTCGGCCATCGCTTCCCCCATCGGGAAAGTGGATGTCACCCTGCCCGTGGAGCACGAGGTGGAGCGGCTCCGCCGGGCCGTGAACGCCGCCAAGGTCCTGGATGCAAAGTACATCCGCATCTTCTCCTTCTATTACGGGGAGTCCGTGCAGGTGGAGAGCATCCGCGATGCCGTCATCGAACGCATGCGCGCCCTCGCCGATGTGGCGGAGGAAGCCGGCGTGATCCTCCTCCACGAAAACGAAAAGGACATCTTCGGGGATGTTCCGGACCGGGTCCTGGACATCATCGAGACCGTCAACTCGCCCGCCCTGAAGGTTGCCTGGGATGCCGCAAACTTCGTCCAGGTGGGGGTCAAACCCTTCGATGAGGCGTACACGAAACTGCGCCCGCACCTGGAATACCTCCAGGTCAAGGACGCCCTCTTCGCCAACGGCCACGTCAAGCCGGCCGGTGAGGGCGACGGGGACCTGCTGAAGACCGTGGAGGCACTCAAGGCCGACGGCTACCAGGGCTTCGCCTCCCTGGAGCCGCACCTGGCCGGAGCCCACGGACTGGGCGGTTTTTCCGGGCCCACAGCCTTCGGCATCGCAGCACGGGCCTTCGCAAAAGTCACCGCAGAAGCAGGAGTCCAGACCGCATGA